A genomic region of Janthinobacterium lividum contains the following coding sequences:
- a CDS encoding TonB-dependent receptor, translating into MAFKEKIGVRSVRLALTVLAGSVLFSGQSMADEAIQKVEITGSSIKRIAVEGALPVQRLTQEAIARTGATTVADLVQSLPAMQGFTIGAVAAGSNSGGRTSASIHDIGESYTLVLLNGRRIAPQGSGTSVNLNAIPMSAVERVEILTDGASALYGSDAIAGVINFILKKNVQGGTLEATYGGPENKGGNAWNTNVTYGFGDLDEDRFNVLVSYRHDEQSKLRATDRSFARSSFIPVSYGGKNYIYDRTSTSTAPANATVAFNNSATQPIMFNPYLAASGASNDCGPTNYVTATNSKACGFDGGSTVEIVPESKRDSLFARGTYKLTDNLNAFAEVALSRFDLTARIAANPVPISIAKNSALYNQYVRPGLTQAQHDDVKSVTANYRMVDWGTRASNTITDTKHFVVGVEGEVGEWNVESALTWSQNAIDERYVGGYAKNADFVKMQSNPQFNPFLPAGNASPELQKLINDSQFNGSIRTASTTMRGIDAHGSRELFTLPGGKANIGIGGDYREYKYEQSPSAGASTSTIYNFNTSPRYDLSRETYGVFAELLAPITKTVEVSLAGRYDTITKIDNGVVNKSIGKDQSASTYKVTARWQPVQQVLLRGSYGTGFKAPSMLDIGQPLVNNGFTAKPWNCPFPGDAMCRPAATQYNQLAGGNENLKPEKSKQYTVGFRIEPSSAFSFGADLWDVKITDAVSAVSETQAFGNPTLYKDLFGTYIEPSTGLPYFAFKSLSMNIGQTHNRGIDWDMTARHRFDFGNLTANLSGTHMLKADYTVPGTKNQWTTNMNYFGITDAVTFRNLVKLNMSLETGKLTSTMVVSYRNGYTDAAASVLNVDTRKLETIRLEVPSYTTVDLQGRYAFNSAVTLRAGIKNLFDREPPLSLRASSGHQVGFDPRYADPMMRSFYFTGSYKF; encoded by the coding sequence ATGGCATTTAAAGAAAAAATTGGCGTGCGCAGCGTACGCCTGGCCCTGACCGTCCTGGCAGGTAGTGTCTTGTTCTCTGGCCAATCCATGGCGGACGAAGCAATTCAAAAAGTTGAAATTACCGGTTCGAGTATCAAACGTATCGCCGTCGAAGGCGCACTGCCAGTGCAGCGCCTGACGCAAGAAGCGATCGCCCGTACCGGCGCTACCACCGTGGCTGACCTGGTACAAAGCCTGCCAGCCATGCAAGGTTTCACCATCGGCGCCGTGGCTGCCGGTTCCAACTCGGGCGGCCGCACCAGCGCGTCGATCCATGATATCGGCGAAAGCTACACCCTGGTCCTGTTGAACGGCCGCCGCATCGCGCCACAAGGCTCGGGCACCTCCGTCAACCTGAACGCCATTCCAATGAGCGCGGTTGAGCGCGTCGAAATCCTGACCGACGGCGCTTCGGCACTGTACGGCTCGGACGCTATTGCCGGCGTGATCAACTTCATTCTGAAGAAAAATGTCCAAGGCGGCACTCTGGAAGCCACCTATGGCGGCCCGGAAAATAAAGGCGGCAACGCCTGGAACACCAACGTCACCTACGGCTTCGGCGATCTTGACGAAGACCGTTTCAACGTGCTGGTATCGTACCGCCACGATGAGCAGTCGAAACTGCGCGCAACGGACCGTTCGTTCGCCCGTTCGTCGTTCATTCCTGTCAGCTATGGCGGCAAGAACTACATCTACGACCGTACCAGCACCTCGACCGCGCCAGCGAATGCCACCGTTGCGTTCAACAATAGCGCGACGCAACCGATCATGTTCAATCCGTACCTGGCAGCCAGTGGCGCCAGCAACGATTGCGGTCCGACCAACTACGTCACGGCAACCAATAGCAAGGCTTGCGGTTTCGATGGCGGCTCGACGGTTGAAATCGTTCCAGAATCGAAACGCGACAGCCTGTTCGCTCGCGGTACCTACAAACTGACGGACAACCTGAATGCGTTTGCCGAAGTGGCCCTGTCGCGCTTTGACCTGACGGCACGTATCGCCGCCAACCCGGTACCGATCAGCATCGCCAAGAACAGCGCACTGTACAACCAGTACGTGCGCCCAGGCCTGACACAAGCACAGCATGACGACGTGAAATCCGTTACCGCCAACTACCGCATGGTCGACTGGGGCACCCGCGCCAGCAACACCATCACCGACACCAAGCATTTCGTCGTCGGCGTGGAAGGCGAAGTCGGCGAATGGAACGTGGAATCGGCCCTGACCTGGTCGCAAAACGCGATCGACGAGCGCTACGTGGGCGGCTATGCCAAGAACGCCGACTTCGTCAAGATGCAGAGCAATCCGCAGTTCAACCCATTCTTGCCAGCCGGTAACGCATCGCCAGAACTGCAAAAGCTGATCAACGATTCGCAATTCAACGGTTCGATCCGTACGGCATCGACCACCATGCGCGGTATCGATGCGCACGGTTCGCGCGAACTGTTCACCCTGCCAGGCGGCAAGGCCAATATCGGTATCGGCGGCGACTACCGCGAATACAAGTACGAGCAATCGCCAAGCGCCGGTGCCAGCACCAGCACGATCTACAACTTCAACACCTCGCCACGTTACGACCTGAGCCGCGAAACCTACGGCGTGTTTGCAGAGTTGCTGGCACCTATCACCAAAACGGTGGAAGTGAGCCTGGCTGGCCGTTACGACACCATCACCAAGATCGACAACGGCGTGGTGAACAAGTCCATCGGTAAAGACCAAAGCGCCAGCACCTACAAAGTGACGGCACGCTGGCAGCCAGTGCAGCAAGTACTGCTGCGCGGTTCGTACGGCACGGGCTTCAAGGCACCGAGCATGCTGGACATCGGCCAGCCGCTGGTCAACAACGGCTTCACGGCAAAACCATGGAACTGCCCGTTCCCAGGCGACGCCATGTGCCGTCCAGCAGCAACCCAGTACAACCAATTGGCTGGTGGTAACGAAAACCTGAAACCGGAAAAATCGAAGCAATACACCGTCGGTTTCCGTATCGAACCTAGCTCGGCATTCTCGTTCGGCGCCGACCTGTGGGACGTGAAGATCACCGACGCGGTCTCGGCCGTCAGCGAAACCCAGGCCTTCGGCAATCCAACGCTGTACAAAGACCTGTTCGGCACCTACATCGAGCCATCGACCGGCCTGCCTTACTTCGCCTTCAAATCGCTGTCGATGAACATCGGCCAGACGCATAACCGCGGTATCGACTGGGACATGACGGCGCGTCATCGCTTTGATTTCGGTAACCTGACGGCCAACCTGAGCGGCACCCACATGCTCAAGGCTGACTACACCGTGCCAGGCACCAAGAATCAGTGGACGACCAACATGAACTACTTCGGCATCACCGATGCAGTCACGTTCCGTAATCTGGTCAAGCTGAACATGAGCCTGGAAACCGGCAAACTGACCAGCACCATGGTTGTCAGCTATCGTAACGGCTACACCGATGCAGCCGCTTCGGTACTGAACGTCGATACCAGGAAACTGGAAACGATCCGTCTGGAAGTTCCTTCGTACACCACCGTCGATCTGCAAGGCCGCTATGCCTTCAACTCGGCTGTGACGCTGCGCGCTGGTATCAAGAACCTGTTTGACCGTGAACCGCCTCTGTCGCTGCGCGCTTCGTCGGGCCACCAGGTTGGCTTCGATCCACGCTATGCTGATCCAATGATGCGTTCGTTCTACTTCACCGGTAGCTACAAGTTCTAA
- a CDS encoding recombination-associated protein RdgC: protein MWFKNLQIYRLPAPWAYTPEQLEEALSSNKFTPATSMDLMRQGWDTPRPNGGLVHVVNKQMLILLGTEKKLLPATVINQVAKARAAEMEEAQGFAPGKKAMKELKERVADELLPRAFSIRSNVWTWIDPVNGWLVVDAASPAKADEVIKLLLKAVDKLPLESLRVQRSPVAVMTEWLQADDAPAGFTVDMDTELRATGESKATVRYVRHTLEADDVRRHIAAGKQCTRLAMTWNDKISFVLTESLAIKSVKPLDVIKETESSTKNDEERFDGDVMLMTGELSKLMADVVEALGGEATA from the coding sequence ATGTGGTTCAAGAATCTTCAGATTTACCGCCTGCCCGCACCATGGGCCTATACGCCAGAACAACTGGAAGAGGCCTTGTCCTCGAACAAATTTACGCCGGCGACCAGCATGGATCTGATGCGCCAGGGCTGGGATACGCCACGCCCGAACGGCGGCCTGGTCCACGTGGTCAACAAGCAGATGCTGATCTTGCTGGGCACGGAAAAGAAACTGCTGCCAGCGACCGTCATCAATCAGGTGGCCAAGGCCCGCGCTGCCGAGATGGAAGAAGCGCAAGGCTTTGCGCCTGGCAAGAAAGCCATGAAGGAATTGAAGGAACGCGTGGCCGACGAGTTGCTGCCGCGCGCCTTCAGCATCCGCAGCAACGTCTGGACGTGGATCGACCCCGTCAATGGCTGGCTGGTGGTCGATGCCGCCAGCCCGGCAAAGGCCGATGAAGTCATCAAGCTGCTGTTGAAAGCCGTCGACAAACTGCCGCTGGAAAGCCTGCGCGTGCAGCGCTCGCCCGTGGCGGTGATGACGGAATGGCTGCAGGCCGACGACGCGCCTGCCGGCTTCACGGTCGACATGGATACGGAATTGCGCGCCACGGGCGAAAGCAAGGCCACCGTGCGCTACGTGCGCCACACCCTGGAAGCGGACGACGTGCGCCGCCACATCGCGGCCGGCAAGCAGTGCACGCGCCTGGCGATGACGTGGAACGACAAGATTTCGTTCGTGCTGACGGAATCGCTGGCCATCAAGAGCGTCAAGCCGCTGGACGTGATCAAGGAAACGGAATCGAGCACGAAGAACGACGAAGAACGTTTCGACGGCGACGTGATGCTGATGACGGGCGAACTGAGCAAGCTGATGGCCGACGTGGTCGAGGCATTGGGCGGCGAAGCGACGGCGTAA
- the dinB gene encoding DNA polymerase IV, whose protein sequence is MPETRRWIAHLDMDAFFASVELLKYPELRGEAVVIGGGRLQQPVLQEDGTRQFARMRDYVGRGVVTTSTYAARAFGVFSAMGIMKAAKLAPDSILLPADFEAYREYSARFKQAVAQLCPIIQNVGIDEIYVDLTEYGEQAPAMAARLKAAVSEATGLSCSIGLAPNKLLAKICSDLEKPDGLTILQPEDIEARVWPLPAKKINGIGPKATAKLEALGIVTIGELARADMAMLRTQFGDLYTGWLRQAALGIDDRPVQTSRETKSVSRETTFERDLQVVRDRATLSEKLESLCTRVAGDLDKQSLAGRTVGIKLRFEDFSTVTRDITLPSATADAAAILRASRDCLRRVPFEKKIRLLGVRISTLSDPAIVTRQAPAQAELFPAL, encoded by the coding sequence TTGCCTGAAACCCGCCGCTGGATTGCCCACCTGGACATGGATGCCTTCTTTGCCTCAGTGGAACTATTAAAATATCCGGAACTGCGCGGCGAAGCCGTCGTCATCGGCGGCGGGCGCTTGCAGCAGCCCGTGCTGCAGGAAGACGGCACGCGGCAGTTTGCGCGCATGCGCGATTATGTGGGGCGCGGCGTCGTCACCACGTCGACCTATGCGGCGCGCGCGTTTGGCGTGTTTTCCGCCATGGGCATCATGAAGGCGGCCAAGCTGGCGCCCGACAGCATCCTGTTGCCGGCCGACTTCGAGGCTTACCGCGAGTATTCGGCGCGCTTCAAGCAGGCCGTGGCCCAGTTGTGCCCCATCATCCAGAACGTGGGCATCGATGAAATCTATGTCGACCTGACGGAGTATGGCGAGCAGGCGCCGGCCATGGCGGCGCGCCTGAAGGCGGCCGTGTCCGAGGCGACGGGCCTGTCGTGCTCGATTGGCCTGGCGCCCAACAAATTGCTGGCAAAAATCTGTTCCGACCTGGAAAAACCGGACGGTCTCACCATTTTGCAGCCCGAGGATATCGAAGCGCGCGTGTGGCCCTTGCCGGCGAAAAAGATCAATGGCATCGGCCCGAAGGCGACGGCCAAGCTGGAGGCCCTGGGCATCGTCACCATCGGCGAGCTGGCACGGGCCGACATGGCCATGCTACGCACGCAGTTTGGCGACTTGTACACGGGCTGGCTGCGCCAGGCGGCGCTGGGCATCGATGACCGGCCTGTGCAGACGAGCCGGGAAACCAAGTCCGTCAGCCGCGAAACGACGTTCGAGCGCGACTTGCAGGTGGTGCGCGACCGCGCCACCCTGTCGGAAAAGCTGGAAAGCCTGTGCACGCGCGTGGCCGGCGACCTCGACAAGCAATCGCTGGCCGGGCGCACGGTGGGCATCAAGCTGCGCTTCGAGGATTTCAGCACCGTCACGCGCGACATCACCTTGCCCAGCGCCACGGCGGACGCGGCCGCCATCCTGCGCGCCAGCCGCGATTGCTTGCGGCGCGTGCCATTTGAAAAGAAAATCCGCCTGCTGGGCGTGCGTATCTCGACCTTGTCCGATCCGGCCATCGTGACGCGGCAGGCGCCCGCCCAGGCGGAGCTGTTTCCCGCCCTGTAG
- a CDS encoding S9 family peptidase — MSTAHHASRRRSAWLSILPALLLSTLAPSALADATNTVAATFATAPVAAKTAWQETRHGTLVTDDYRWLQKKTDPAVIDYLNAENAYTAAVTAPIQPLADKVTAEVKGRMQEVDLSVPARQGNFYYYTRTEAGKQYPIHCRRPVGAGGAYDAQAAEEILLDQNQLAEGHKFFAVRAFSISPNEQLLAYTTDTTGFRQYELHVKDLKTGKLLGDSMPRVTSLAWAADNATLMLTQEDATTKRADRLFRLPLGGTLQQVYHEPVEQFAIGVSRTRDHRYFVLTARSTDTSEVLLLPTSTPQGSFQSVLPREKGHRYGIEHRDGQLYILTNKEAKNFRIVSAPLSAPQPKNWKTVVPHNKDAVIQSIDVFQGYLVVMEKARALNRARILDFAHKNWKTVQFDDPVYLATSVGTPEFSSTQFRMSYQSPVTPPTIIDVSMQDGKRTVLKQQEIVGGFDGSRYTTQRLWVKARDGVQVPLWIVYKKGVKLDGSAPLLLYSYGSYGISTEASFAISRISLLDRGVIYAQAHIRGGTDMGEAWHEDGMLMKKKNTFNDFIDSADYLVREKWTSPNRLIIQGGSAGGLLMGAVVNMRPDLFHAVHAAVPFVDVMNTMMDASLPLTTGEYLEWGDPNQKAAYDYMLSYSPYDNIARKNYPAMLVTTGLNDSQVMYWEPAKYVAKLRAYKTDGNPLLLKTNMGAGHGGASGRYNAIAENAFNMAWMLSQWGITE; from the coding sequence TTGTCCACAGCACATCACGCTTCGCGCCGCCGGTCCGCCTGGTTATCCATCCTGCCGGCCCTGCTTCTGTCCACGCTGGCGCCATCCGCGCTGGCCGACGCCACCAACACCGTTGCCGCCACCTTCGCCACCGCGCCTGTCGCCGCCAAGACGGCGTGGCAGGAAACGCGCCACGGCACGCTCGTCACGGACGACTACCGCTGGCTGCAAAAGAAAACCGATCCTGCCGTGATCGATTACCTGAATGCGGAAAACGCCTACACGGCCGCCGTCACGGCGCCGATCCAGCCGCTGGCCGACAAGGTGACTGCGGAGGTCAAGGGCCGCATGCAGGAAGTGGACCTGTCCGTGCCTGCGCGCCAGGGCAATTTCTACTATTACACGCGCACGGAAGCGGGCAAGCAATACCCGATTCACTGCCGCCGCCCCGTCGGCGCTGGTGGCGCCTACGATGCGCAGGCGGCTGAGGAAATCTTGCTGGACCAGAATCAATTGGCCGAAGGCCACAAATTCTTTGCCGTGCGCGCATTCAGCATCAGCCCGAATGAACAATTGCTGGCCTACACCACCGACACGACGGGTTTCCGCCAGTACGAGCTGCATGTCAAGGATTTGAAGACGGGCAAGTTGCTGGGCGACAGCATGCCGCGCGTGACATCGCTGGCCTGGGCGGCGGATAACGCCACCCTGATGCTTACGCAGGAAGACGCCACGACCAAGCGCGCGGACCGATTGTTCCGCCTGCCGCTGGGCGGCACCTTGCAGCAGGTCTACCACGAGCCTGTGGAACAGTTCGCCATCGGCGTGAGCCGCACGCGCGACCATCGCTACTTTGTGCTCACCGCGCGCAGCACGGATACGAGCGAAGTGCTGCTGCTGCCAACGAGCACGCCGCAAGGCAGTTTCCAGAGCGTGCTGCCGCGTGAAAAAGGCCACCGCTACGGCATTGAGCACCGCGACGGCCAGCTGTATATTCTGACCAACAAGGAGGCGAAGAATTTCCGTATCGTCAGCGCGCCGCTGTCCGCGCCGCAGCCGAAGAACTGGAAGACCGTCGTACCGCACAACAAGGATGCCGTGATCCAGTCCATCGACGTCTTCCAGGGCTACCTGGTGGTGATGGAAAAGGCCCGTGCCCTGAACCGCGCGCGCATCCTTGATTTCGCGCATAAAAACTGGAAAACGGTGCAGTTCGACGACCCCGTCTACCTGGCGACATCCGTCGGAACACCGGAATTTTCCTCCACGCAATTTCGCATGTCCTACCAGTCGCCCGTCACGCCGCCCACCATCATCGACGTCAGCATGCAAGACGGCAAGCGCACGGTGCTGAAGCAGCAGGAAATCGTCGGCGGCTTTGACGGCAGCCGGTACACCACGCAGCGCCTGTGGGTGAAGGCGCGCGATGGCGTGCAAGTACCGCTGTGGATCGTCTACAAGAAAGGCGTCAAGCTCGACGGTTCCGCGCCGCTGCTGCTGTACTCGTATGGTTCGTATGGCATTTCCACGGAAGCCAGTTTTGCCATCAGCCGCATCAGCCTGCTGGACCGTGGCGTCATCTATGCGCAGGCCCATATCCGCGGCGGCACCGACATGGGCGAAGCCTGGCATGAGGACGGCATGCTGATGAAGAAGAAAAACACCTTCAATGACTTCATCGACAGCGCCGACTACCTGGTGCGCGAAAAATGGACCAGCCCGAACCGCCTGATCATCCAGGGCGGCAGCGCGGGCGGCTTGCTGATGGGCGCCGTCGTCAACATGCGCCCGGACCTGTTCCACGCAGTGCATGCGGCCGTGCCGTTTGTCGACGTGATGAACACCATGATGGACGCCAGCCTGCCGCTGACGACGGGCGAGTACCTGGAATGGGGCGACCCGAACCAGAAGGCGGCCTACGACTACATGCTCAGCTACTCGCCGTACGACAACATTGCGCGCAAAAATTACCCAGCCATGCTGGTGACGACGGGCCTCAACGACAGCCAGGTCATGTACTGGGAACCGGCCAAGTATGTAGCCAAGCTGCGCGCGTACAAAACGGATGGCAATCCCCTGCTGCTGAAAACGAATATGGGCGCCGGCCACGGCGGCGCCTCGGGCCGCTATAACGCCATCGCCGAGAATGCGTTCAATATGGCGTGGATGCTATCGCAATGGGGTATTACAGAGTAA